One window of the Bacteroidota bacterium genome contains the following:
- a CDS encoding PLP-dependent transferase, producing VVTFVVKGGIDRGRRFLDALQMTSLTANLGDARTIATHPASTTHSSLSETDRQNVGILPGLVRVSVGLEHVDDIIHDIGHALDISE from the coding sequence CGTTGTTACTTTTGTCGTCAAAGGCGGCATCGATCGGGGCCGGCGTTTTCTGGATGCCTTGCAAATGACCTCGCTCACCGCTAATCTAGGGGACGCAAGAACCATTGCAACCCACCCTGCCAGCACAACACACAGTTCGCTTTCAGAAACGGACCGTCAGAATGTCGGCATTTTACCCGGACTCGTAAGGGTTTCTGTGGGCCTCGAGCATGTTGATGATATCATTCACGATA